Proteins encoded in a region of the Halostella limicola genome:
- a CDS encoding helix-turn-helix domain-containing protein — protein sequence MSDSESPQDMGDLLETAEPEFRDVMTCVFDIQDHETRTYLALLDHPGSTVEELAEELDRDRSNVNRSLTTLMEKGLAERERRLLDPGGYVYQYTATPLPEAKTMLHEALDQWAEVVHDSIDSFGAES from the coding sequence ATGAGTGACTCCGAGTCGCCTCAGGACATGGGCGACCTGTTGGAGACCGCCGAGCCCGAGTTCCGGGACGTGATGACCTGCGTCTTCGACATCCAGGACCACGAGACGCGGACGTACCTCGCCCTGCTCGATCACCCCGGGAGCACCGTCGAGGAGCTCGCCGAGGAACTCGACCGCGACCGGAGCAACGTCAACCGCTCGCTGACCACGCTGATGGAGAAGGGCCTCGCCGAGCGCGAGCGGCGCCTGCTCGATCCCGGCGGCTACGTCTACCAGTACACCGCGACGCCGCTCCCGGAGGCGAAGACGATGCTGCACGAGGCGCTGGACCAGTGGGCGGAGGTCGTCCACGACTCCATCGACTCGTTCGGCGCGGAGTCGTAG